GCTCGGCCGGCCGATGATACCCCGGCCGAGCCTACATCAAGCGGGGAATCTCCTCGAACGCGGCCCTCAATTCGTTCATTCGCTCGGACGGACAGGCGTACACGCTGAGATGCCGGGACATCAAAAACCGCTGCTCGGAAGTCACGGGCACCAGAACGAAGGTTTGATCCCGCTCCGGCGTCGGGGGATGGGCGTCGGGCCACAGAAACGGCGCACCGTTCCGCGCGTATTGCCAGCACGGGATGAACAAGCCGTAACCTTCGTCCTCGAGCAGCCTCAGCGGATCGGCGGTGATGTTCGGCGTCTGGAGTTCCAGCCAGTTTTCGAGCACGACGTGGGGCCGCGCGCGGCGCAGACGCGCCCGAGCGCCGAACAGCGCCTGAAACTCATGGCCTTCGACGTCGAGCTTGATGAAATCGGGGTCGGGCAGATCCATGTCGTCGAGACGGGCGGCGCGAACGTCCATATCGCCGTCGTCCGATATCTTCGACCAGCCCGTATCGCCCGCCAAGGGAAGCTTCATGCGTGCCGTACCCGCGCGATCGGACGCGGCAACCTCATGGCAAGCGATGCGCGATTCAAGGCCCAGTTGTCGGACGATGTCGATCAAATCGCGGCTCGCGAGCGGCACGGGTTCGAAGGCATGGATCGGCCCACGGAACCCGGGCAGGGTCGCCGCATACAGGGACAGCATCCCCCAATTGGCGCCGACATCGTAGAAAACTTTCGGTCCGGTCGCGAAGGCGTCGAGCAGAGCCGCTACCCCCGGCTCGAACAGCAGGTGCTCGGGATGCATGTAAACCATTCCGAAGTGGCCATGGCGGCCGTCGAAACGAAATGTGCGCGAACCCCCCGGAAGATCGATCGCCATCCGCCCCGTGCCGCCGAGGCCGCTCCCGTACGCGGCATCGAACAACCAACGTCCCGGCTTCTTGAAAAGCCGCTTCGTCAGGCGGCGGCGGTATTTGTGGAATCCGATCCGCCGCAACCGGGCGATCAGGGGCAAATACGTGGCTCGCAAGGGATTATGATGCCGAAAGGATTTGCGGAAGATGGACGGCATCGCTTGGCCCTGCCGACAGCCCTCAATCCGTGAAATTCGACGAAAAATGGTGCCGGCGGAGGGATTTGAACCCCCGGCCCACGCATTACGAATGCGTTGCTCTACCCCTGAGCTACGCCGGCGTGCGGGGCGAAGATGGGGCGGGAAAATAGGACCTAGCCCCGGCCTTGGCAAGGCGGGGCCGGAAGGCCCCGGCGAACGGTCGCGTTTGCCGTCGCGCGCTTCCCCGATCGGAGGAAAGCGGATCGACAATCGGTCGCGTTCCGATCCCGCGCGGGGCAACGTCGTCTCCGCGCGCGACAGAATCGTTTTTTCGGCGGCGATTCATTCGTTAACGTTTCGCCCGCCGGCGAATCGCCCCCCCGATTCGCACGCGTTAACTATTTTTCACCCCTTTCCGACCCGTTCCGAACCCTTTGCCGACGCTTCGTCCGACTCCCCGACGGTGGTCGCGCCGAGCGGCGGACGCGCACCGCCGACACTCGCATGCCGATCCGGCGCGACGACGCCGGCACGAGTCGATTCGCAATGTGCGTGCGGCATCGTTCGCGTGCGTTTCACCCCGGTCGCGACGAACCAAGAATCGAATCGCGCGCGCATCATGCGCGGATCGTCGCCGCGAGCGCCGCGCCGCGCCCGCGGAATGTGTCTCACATGGCGCCATTTTACAAGTAATTGATATTAAAAGATAATATCGGTTCCCGGGGCCGCGTTTGCGCCGCGCGCGCCGGGCTTTTTTCTCCGTGAAGCGCCGCCGCCCGCGCGCCCATCGGCGCCGGCCGAACCCGATCGGCATCGTTCCGCGCCAGCGCGCGCGCAATTCCGATCAACGTCCCGTCGCGCATCGCGCACGCGCGCGCGGAAACGACGTTCCGTTCCCGCGCGACGGCAAAAAACACGCGTCGTCGAGACTCGCGATCGACGTCGGCGCGATTCGAAATCGACTCGGCGCGACGCCGTTCGACGAAAATGATTGAAAAGTTTTTTAAATGTCTGTTTATTGACGACGTGGAGCGATTCGCGGGCGATTCGACTTGATCCGCAGATCGCGTCAAGCGATGAAACGAAGGAAATCGCTTTCGATGGCCGGAACCGGCAGGAACGATTGCACGTTGCATCCTCGCGCGAGGCCCGCGTTTGCTCCGCCGTCTTTCGCCGCCGCTTCGTCGGCGGGGGATCGAATTGCCGCCAACAACAATCGCGCGCGAGCGCGGACGACCCCCACCAGGAGGATCTGAGCGCGGCAAGCGTATCGGTCGGATGGGGGTCCGGCCATCAACCAGCCAGCAAGGAGAACGACCATGGCGAAACGGAAGAAAGCTGCGAAGAAAGGCAAGAAGAAGAAGCGTTAGATCGGCGCTTCGCTTTTCTTTAGGTTCCCCGCCTCGCGCGGGGAACTCCGCGACCGGCGGCCGGGCACTGCCCGGCCGCCTTTCGTTTGAACGGGTCAAGAGGACGGAACGGAGGCGGAGCCCGATTCGCCTGCCGAATCCGCCGCCGCCAGCCGCGGCGCGGTTGAAGCTTCCGGTGCGGCCAGCGCCGCGACGCGGGCCGGGGCCCGCCATTCCAGGGTGTCGAACGCGCCGCACTTCGCGCATGCCGCCCGCCAGTCGTCGGCGGCGGCGCCGCAGGAATCGCACATCCACGCCGGATCGGGCTCGGCGACGTTGGCCCGCATCAGCCAGCGCCGGCTGGCATTCATGTCGCCGCGCTCGCTTTCCTCGATCTCCGCCATCAGGCGGCAGGCGCGGGCGGGCGGGCGGTGGCCGAATTGGTCGATTGCGCGACGCGCCTCGCCCCACAGTTTCGCCGCCGCATACGCGCGAGCGAGCGCAAACAGGCTTTCCGGGTGTGTCGGTTGGCCCTCGGTCAATTGCCGTATCTCCCGGGCGGCGGCGAGCGCGTCCGGACTCCGCCGGGCGTGCGCGTAGAGATCGGCCAACCCGGCGTGGGGTGCCAACGCGTAGGTCTTTTCGATCGCCGCCCCCGCCCGGCGCGCAGGCGCCATCAATGAAAAAGCCCGGCGTCGCGCAGGCGCCGGGATTATTGTCTGGGCGGCATCCGCCGCCGGGCGGAATTTTTCCCCGGCGAGTAACGCGCGCGCGTATTCCGCCGCCGCCGCGACCAGATCGGGGCGGAGCTTGTGCGCTTCGCCCGCCAAGTCGCGGGCTTCGTCGTGACGTCCGTCGGCCATGGCCTCGCGCGCGATTTCCACCAGCAGGGCCGCCTCGCGCCGGCGCGCGATGCCCCGATCGAGCGCGCCGCGCCGCGCCGCCTCGGCGAGCGAGGCCCGGGCGTCCCGCCAGCGGCCTTCCTTGGCTTCCAAATCGAACATCACTTCCGCCGCCCAGCCGCTGTCGGGCCTGAGCCGCCAGGCGCGGCGGGCGAGTTCGAGCGCGCCCGCCCGGTCGCCCCGCTTGATCGCCTGGCCGAGCAGGCCGCGCACGCCGAGAAACTCGGTCTCGGGGCGTTCGCTCATGGTCGCGAAGAAGCGACCGGCGGCCTGTTCGTCGCCCGAAAGCTGCGCCGCCTGGGCCGCGAGCAGCAGGGTCAGCGGCGGCTCGTCGAGCAGGCCCTCGGCGCGGCGGGACTGGCGGCGGGCCTCGTCGGCGTCGCCGGCGGCGATCGCGACCATGCCGCGGGTCAGCGCTTCGTAGCCGCGCTCGCGCCGCCGACGCCGCCAGGATTCGCGCCAATCGCCGGGCGCGCGCGCGACGGCAAGCCACAACCGATGCAGAACCCCCGCCGCCACCAGCACCGCCGCCCCCGCCGCGATCAAGGCGGCGACCGAGGTGTCGATGCGCCAGCCGCGCCAATGGAGCGTCACCGTTCCGGCGTTGTCGGCGAGCCACACCGCCGCCGCGACCAACGCCGCCGCCGCGACGATATAAAGCAGCCAACGGAACACGGTCAGCTTCCGCCCGCGAGCGCCGCCAGCGCGCGCCGGTGGAGATCGGCGAGCGCCGCATCCACGGTACCGCGCGCGCGCGCATCCGCGAGCCAATCCCGCGCCGCCGCCTGGGCCGGGCCGGATAGAGTCTCGATCGCCGCCGCCGCCGCCGC
This Rhodospirillales bacterium DNA region includes the following protein-coding sequences:
- a CDS encoding FkbM family methyltransferase; translation: MPSIFRKSFRHHNPLRATYLPLIARLRRIGFHKYRRRLTKRLFKKPGRWLFDAAYGSGLGGTGRMAIDLPGGSRTFRFDGRHGHFGMVYMHPEHLLFEPGVAALLDAFATGPKVFYDVGANWGMLSLYAATLPGFRGPIHAFEPVPLASRDLIDIVRQLGLESRIACHEVAASDRAGTARMKLPLAGDTGWSKISDDGDMDVRAARLDDMDLPDPDFIKLDVEGHEFQALFGARARLRRARPHVVLENWLELQTPNITADPLRLLEDEGYGLFIPCWQYARNGAPFLWPDAHPPTPERDQTFVLVPVTSEQRFLMSRHLSVYACPSERMNELRAAFEEIPRLM
- a CDS encoding heme biosynthesis protein HemY; translation: MRPGPGGGAGLARGCARARYRGCGARRSPPARAGGARGRKLTVFRWLLYIVAAAALVAAAVWLADNAGTVTLHWRGWRIDTSVAALIAAGAAVLVAAGVLHRLWLAVARAPGDWRESWRRRRRERGYEALTRGMVAIAAGDADEARRQSRRAEGLLDEPPLTLLLAAQAAQLSGDEQAAGRFFATMSERPETEFLGVRGLLGQAIKRGDRAGALELARRAWRLRPDSGWAAEVMFDLEAKEGRWRDARASLAEAARRGALDRGIARRREAALLVEIAREAMADGRHDEARDLAGEAHKLRPDLVAAAAEYARALLAGEKFRPAADAAQTIIPAPARRRAFSLMAPARRAGAAIEKTYALAPHAGLADLYAHARRSPDALAAAREIRQLTEGQPTHPESLFALARAYAAAKLWGEARRAIDQFGHRPPARACRLMAEIEESERGDMNASRRWLMRANVAEPDPAWMCDSCGAAADDWRAACAKCGAFDTLEWRAPARVAALAAPEASTAPRLAAADSAGESGSASVPSS